A section of the Falco peregrinus isolate bFalPer1 chromosome 3, bFalPer1.pri, whole genome shotgun sequence genome encodes:
- the PTAFR gene encoding platelet-activating factor receptor — protein sequence MCPLSTTMSGKGKGGAEGSADSYISCHIDSEFRYNLFTVFYSIIFILGFVANCYVLWIFSRIYPTKKLNEIKIFMVNLTVADLLFLVTMPMWIVYYHHHGDWIMPEFLCNVAGCLFFVNTYSSVAFLMVITYNRYQAVTNPIKAAQFTTQRRGIYLSAAIWIIIVGSSLYYLFDNNTNQEEMDSKNFTRCFEHYSSSGSVSAVLAIHVIICILFYIIFLFILGWNIIIIRTLFSKSMQPRKSAHVKQRALWMVCTVLAVFVISFVPHHIVHLPWTLTVLEQWKKEDCQLRQQLNDAHQVTLCLLSTNCMLDPIIYCFLTKKFQKHLSENLKSMKGSRKCSKQTTDTVIEGTIHREDSIRI from the coding sequence ATGTGCCCACTCAGCACCACAATGTCTGGAAAGGGTAAAGGTGGTGCTGAAGGCAGTGCTGATTCCTACATTTCATGCCACATAGACTCTGAATTTCGCTACAACCTCTTCACTGTTTTCTACAGCATCATTTTCATTCTGGGCTTTGTTGCCAACTGCTATGTGCTCTGGATTTTCAGCCGTATTTACCCCACCAAGAAACTCAATGAAATCAAGATATTCATGGTGAACCTGACAGTGGCTGACCTGCTCTTCTTGGTTACAATGCCAATGTGGATTGTTTACTATCACCACCACGGAGACTGGATCATGCCTGAATTCCTCTGTAATGTGGctggctgtttattttttgttaacaCCTACTCTTCTGTTGCCTTTCTGATGGTCATCACATATAACCGTTACCAAGCTGTGACTAATCCCATCAAAGCTGCTCAGTTTACCACCCAGAGAAGGGGTATCTACTTGTCAGCGGCTATCTGGATCATAATAGTGGGCAGCTCTTTGTATTACCTTTTTGACAACAATACTAATCAGGAGGAGATGGACTCAAAGAATTTCACGCGGTGCTTTGAGCACTACAGCTCTTCTGGCAGTGTTTCAGCTGTTCTCGCCATTCATGTCATCATCTGTATCCTCTTCTatatcattttccttttcatactAGGCTGgaacatcatcatcatcaggaCTCTGTTCTCCAAATCAATGCAGCCACGGAAGAGTGCTCATGTCAAGCAAAGAGCGCTCTGGATGGTTTGCACAGTGCTGGCTGTGTTCGTCATAAGCTTTGTCCCTCATCACATAGTGCACCTGCCCTGGACCTTAACTGTGCTGGAGCAGTGGAAGAAGGAAGACTGTCAGCTGCGCCAACAACTCAATGATGCTCACCAGGTGACTCTGTGCCTTTTGAGCACCAACTGCATGTTGGACCCTATCATCTACTGCTTCCTCACCAAGAAATTCCAGAAGCATCTTTCAGAAAACCTGAAGAGCATGAAAGGGAGTCGCAAATGCTCCAAGCAAACCACAGACACAGTGATTGAGGGCACCATCCACCGAGAAGACTCCATTAGGATCTAG